The DNA segment GAACCAGAGTTAAGAACGGGCTCTCTCGGGCTAGCACTCTCAGCATCGTCATGTCATCCACCTCGGCCACAATGCGTGGAGTGATTTCCGCCGCCTCCATGGCTCGATCAAACGAGTGTCGAATTTCGCTTTCGAGACTTGGCACCATGATCGGTTGGTCGATCAGGTCTTCAGGATATTTAAACTTCTGCATCTTTCGCGATCGGCGCCCTACGATACTCACGGGCTGTTCTTTTAAAAGATGACTGTGAACGGAACTCCGGAGATCTTGTCGAGGCGAAGAGTTCGCCAGCACAACATCCAACTGCAAGGATTCCATTTGTAACAGTAGTTCTCGCAGAGAGCCGGAACGGATGATGAGCTCGATGTCCTGTCGCTCCATCAGTGGTCTCAAAAACTCGAGTTGAAAGTTTCGAGAGAGAGTAGTGATCGCTCCGATTCTTAGAATTTGCTGATTTAGTAAAGGCTTTCCTTCAAGGGTGCTGACCAGATCCCGACCCGCTTTAAAGATCGTATTTGC comes from the Bdellovibrionales bacterium genome and includes:
- a CDS encoding LysR family transcriptional regulator; translated protein: MNELNLHHLRLFWAIANEGALNRAAARLNISQSAVSSQLKKLEDQLGHSLFERTGKKLVITEAGRIALAYANTIFKAGRDLVSTLEGKPLLNQQILRIGAITTLSRNFQLEFLRPLMERQDIELIIRSGSLRELLLQMESLQLDVVLANSSPRQDLRSSVHSHLLKEQPVSIVGRRSRKMQKFKYPEDLIDQPIMVPSLESEIRHSFDRAMEAAEITPRIVAEVDDMTMLRVLARESPFLTLVPAIAVKDELESGLLVEHCRIPEITEHFYALVQRRRFPNPLLKKLLPKKMNL